A genomic window from Colletotrichum destructivum chromosome 7, complete sequence includes:
- a CDS encoding uncharacterized protein (Putative transcription factor domain, fungi), producing MAKMRLPFSQQWSTNSAAITFLDEVKACRWSLDGNADHKANCINQAFQQHNAPTPVEADTSAFAATEWNLRSPRDGLASRTGFTSSARHRSSDTTGIQPRARRHGPMGAAEHELMSTLPASAPAALLVDNYFDKIHWFMLVFLQTEFRDRFKSLCSATSDREGQKNPRTGFLSLVLAVCLTSLCYTNAQQRVRLNELAINPDLLKDRLLTVLRLRLLDIVSLGSIEAVQTCVLLGSYYLYHGEPELAWPICGCGLRIAQALRLHQRTNNEVTTVLDLDNPMHRVLETRKRCWWAIYEIETFCSMLYGFPLSIVNEDCTVELPSPYPLRSKDASWDAAGCKATGSATLLSYKVSMARLSIIVAEALLKLYGTRNKATRRAEGQFVEHLITTVAALDQQLHAWHESLESELHLGDTTQTGHPEGADVRSTDVGGYPSREERQHLFRVQALALKLAFENARILVHRPLLSYRATRERTHAYRLVDGDPFQVSVRACRDAAMQIVNVSSSPNFGEAINTYAVSFVALHLFTAGVALSIIMSLDPLSLESYESKMGLRRLIGVHSQLRSKSIVAEQSLEILKKLMKIIMVKETDMMLHVDESPESTGEATQQRMERKQGPRSPVQRVIHDTIVVSGTTLDARDGMDHTTQGLAPLQDATTAQLDFCEDPLITQALTEFEQSNELTRTTVMRYDQVNDPEGGFVDFGEYLTESCFERQDQGWMWNRGN from the exons ATGGCCAAGATGCGGCTCCCGTTCAGCCA GCAATGGTCGACTAACTCAGCCGCGATCACGTTTCTGGACGAGGTAAAAGCTTGCCGTTGGTCACTTGATGGAAACGCTGATCATAAAGCTAACTGCATTAACCAGGCGTTCCAACAACATAACGCACCAACACCCGTAGAAGCTGATACCTCCGCGTTTGCTGCTACCGAATGGAACCTCCGCAGTCCACGAGATGGGCTGGCCAGCAGAACAGGATTTACGTCCAGTGCAAGACATCGATCTTCCGACACAACAGGAATCCAGCCAAGGGCTCGTCGACATGGACCGATGGGTGCAGCCGAGCACGAGCTGATGTCGACATTACCCGCCTCAGCCCCTGCTGCCTTGCTCGTCGACAACTACTTCGACAAGATTCACTGGTTCATGCTGGTCTTCCTCCAAACCGAGTTCCGAGACAGATTCAAGAGTCTGTGCTCTGCCACGTCTGATCGGGAAGGCCAGAAGAATCCCAGGACGGGGTTTTTGAGTCTGGTTCTTGCGGTCTGCTTGACTAGTCTCTGCTACACAAACGCCCAACAAAGGGTTCGACTCAACGAGCTCGCCATCAACCCAGACCTGCTAAAAGATAGGCTGCTCACGGTCTTGCGGTTGAGACTTCTCGACATCGTCTCTTTGGGTTCCATAGAGGCGGTGCAGACATGCGTACTTTTGGGGAGCTACTACCTCTACCACGGGGAGCCTGAACTCGCGTGGCCAATCTGCGGATGTGGCTTACGCATTGCCCAAGCTCTTAGACTCCACCAACGGACCAACAACGAGGTTACGACAGTGCTGGATCTCGACAACCCAATGCACAGAGTATTAGAGACTCGCAAAAGATGCTGGTGGGCCATCTACGAGATCGAGACCTTCTGCTCGATGCTCTACGGCTTCCCACTGAGCATCGTGAACGAGGACTGCACCGTTGAGCTACCCAGCCCCTATCCCCTACGATCGAAGGACGCGTCTTGGGACGCGGCTGGGTGCAAGGCCACTGGGAGTGCTACCCTGCTCTCGTACAAGGTTTCCATGGCGCGGCTATCGATAATCGTCGCGGAAGCACTCTTGAAGCTCTACGGGACCCGCAACAAGGCTACGAGAAGGGCAGAGGGCCAGTTTGTTGAACACCTCATCACAACCGTCGCCGCTCTGGATCAGCAACTCCACGCGTGGCACGAGAGCCTTGAGAGCGAACTGCACCTGGGTGACACGACGCAGACGGGGCATCCCGAAGGCGCGGACGTCCGTTCTACGGACGTGGGAGGATATCCATCGCGAGAAGAGCGACAGCATCTCTTCAGAGTCCAGGCCTTGGCCCTCAAGCTCGCGTTCGAAAATGCGAGGATCTTGGTACACAGGCCACTACTATCTTATCGAGCAACAAGAGAACGTACCCACGCGTATCGTCTTGTAGACGGCGATCCCTTTCAGGTTTCCGTCCGCGCGTGCCGGGACGCTGCCATGCAGATCGTCAACGTCAGTTCCAGCCCAAATTTCGGGGAAGCCATCAACACGTACGCCGTATCCTTCGTGGCGTTGCATCTCTTCACCGCCGGCGTTGCTTTGTCCATCATAATGAGCCTCGACCCCCTGAGCCTGGAGTCGTACGAGTCCAAGATGGGGCTCCGGCGGCTGATCGGGGTACATTCCCAGCTCAGGTCGAAATCCATCGTTGCCGAGCAGAGCTTGGAAATCTTGAAGAAGCTCATGAAGATCATCATGGTGAAAGAGACCGACATGATGCTTCATGTCGACGAGTCACCAGAGTCCACAGGCGAGGCCACCCAGCAACGGATGGAGCGCAAACAGGGTCCAAGAAGTCCGGTTCAACGAGTGATCCACGacaccatcgtcgtctcAGGCACGACTCTGGATGCCAGAGACGGCATGGATCACACAACACAGGGTCTCGCTCCTTTGCAGGATGCTACTACGGCGCAGTTGGACTTCTGCGAGGATCCTCTGATAACCCAAGCGCTGACCGAGTTTGAACAGAGCAA TGAACTGACTCGAACTACAGTCATGAGATACGATCAAGTCAATGATCCTGAGGGAGGGTTTGTCGACTTTGGCGAGTATCTCACGGAGAGTTGCTTTGAAAGACAAGATCAAGGGTGGATGTGGAACCGTGGAAACTGA
- a CDS encoding Putative berberine/berberine, FAD-binding domain, PCMH-type, FAD-binding, type PCMH, subdomain 2, which yields MKSFVLQAVLAGVALAAPNRGPFAGAAVLERAAGDCKCFPGDACWPATAQWNALNTTVGGNLIATVPLGSPCHDPTYDAAVCASLQSQWQDSEIHMESSSSIMAPFFANQSCDPFQPQSRACLLGNYVVYAVDARTPEHIQATIAFAREHNIRFVVRNTGHDYLGRSTGAGALSVWTHHMNSAEVVDWDSAAYQGKAMKVGAGAQGFHVMEAAHAAGLAVVGGECPTVGIAGGYTQGGGHSALSTSFGLSADNVLEWEVVTANGTFLTASKTENADLFWALSGGGPGNWGVVTSLTVKAHADAKVGGATLVIMAADNDNATFFEAIDAFHEELAAMVDGGSMVVYYFAAAFFQIAPLNAFNKTADEVRTLLAPFVARLDGLGIKYTVAYSEFDSYYGHYDQYFGPLPIGNIQVGIAQYGGRLIPRADITSIGSFSRSLAAKGATFIGVGTDVGRFGNKDSNSVTPAWRSALVHATLTTVWDFKAPWEDMLANQDLMTNVLMKEIEALTPTGGAYMNEADFQQPNFQKEFFGSNYNALLCLKQKWDPEGFFYVRNAVGSESWGVANDGRMCRV from the exons ATGAAGAGCTTTGTTCTCCAGGCGGTCCTCGCCGGTGTGGCGCTCGCTGCTCCGAACCGAGGCCCCttcgccggtgccgccgtcctcgagcgcGCCGCTGGCGACTGTAAGTGCTTCCCCGGCGACGCCTGCTGGCCCGCCACCGCGCAGTGGAATgccctcaacaccaccgtcggcggcaacctGATCGCAACCGTGCCCTTGGGCTCGCCTTGCCACGACCCGACCTACGATGCGGCCGTCTGTGCCTCGCTGCAGAGCCAGTGGCAGGACTCCGAGATCCA CATGgagtcctcctcctccatcatggcccccttcttcgccaacCAGAGCTGCGACCCCTTCCAGCCGCAGTCCCGTGCCTGTCTGCTGGGCAACTACGTCGTctacgccgtcgacgccaggACCCCGGAGCACATCCAGGCCACCATCGCCTTCGCGCGCGAGCACAACATCCGCTTCGTCGTCCGCAACACCGGCCACGACTACCTCGGCCGCtccaccggcgccggcgccctctcCGTCTGGACGCACCACATGAAcagcgccgaggtcgtcgactgGGACTCCGCCGCGTACCAGGGCAAGGCCATGaaggtcggcgccggcgctcaGGGCTTCCACGTCATGGAggccgcccacgccgccggcctcgccgtcgtcggcggcgagtgcCCGaccgtcggcatcgccggaGGCTACacccagggcggcggccacaGCGCCCTCTCGACCAGCTTCGGTCTCAGCGCCGACAACGTCCTCGAGTGGGAGGTCGTCACGGCCAACGGCACGTTCCTGACCGCCTCCAAGACGGAGAACGCCGACCTGTTCTGGGCCCtgtccggcggcggccccggcaACTGGGGCGTCGTCACTTCCCTGACCGTCAAGGCCCACGCCGATgccaaggtcggcggcgccaccctcgtcatcatggccgccgacaacgacaacgcgaccttcttcgaggccatcgacgccttCCACGAAGAGCTCGCCGCCATGGTCGACGGGGGCTCCATGGTCGTCTACtacttcgccgccgccttcttccagaTCGCGCCCCTCAACGCCTTCaacaagacggccgacgaggtccgcACCCTGCTCGCCCCCttcgtcgcccgcctcgacggcctcggcatcaagTACACCGTCGCCTACTCCGAGTTCGACAGCTACTACGGCCACTACGACCAGTACTTCGGCCCCCTGCCCATCGGCAACATCCAGGTCGGCATCGCCCAGTACGGCGGCCGCCTCATCCCGCGCGCCGACATCACCAGCATCGGTTCCTTCTCGCGCagcctcgccgccaagggcgccaccttcatcggcgtcggcaccgACGTCGGCCGCTTCGGCAACAAGGACTCCAACTCGGTCACGCCCGCCTGGCGCAGCGCCCTCGTCCACGCGACGCTGACCACCGTCTGGGACTTCAAAGCCCCCTGGGAGGACATGCTCGCCAACCAGGACCTCATGACCAACGTCCTCATGAAGGAGATCGAGGCCCTGACGCCCACGGGCGGCGCCTACATGAACGAGGCCGACTTCCAGCAGCCCAACTTCCAGAAAGAGTTCTTCGGGAGCAACTACAACGCCCTGCTGTGCCTCAAGCAGAAGTGGGACCCCGAGGGCTTCTTCTACGTCCGCAacgccgtcggcagcgaGTCGTGGGGCGTCGCCAACGACGGGAGGATGTGCCGTGTTTAG